From Acidihalobacter aeolianus, a single genomic window includes:
- a CDS encoding efflux RND transporter periplasmic adaptor subunit — protein MIRRRIFSAALTVAALLLTGHAWAAAQGPSVLIETGTVHRERIGQRLTVYGQIVPDPEHVTGISAAHGGQIARLWVGLGQQVAAGQPLLTLTTDPTARLAYEQARAQVAYARRNLTQVKSLYAEQLATRAELAKAEQSLVNAQGALRAERRLGTDHAEQIIRAPQPAIVTRLDVAPGDRVQAGAPLLSLGARERLWVTLGIEPEDVTRLHPGMPVVLRPVFARNQPLHADLSQVHAVINPSTHLVDAVVPLSGSATLGLIPGMWMRGHIDLQQHETLTVPSSAVLHDANGAYLFVVAEGHAQRLDIATGISRDGRIAVRAPNLHAGETVVTVGNYELRNGMAVRLAAGHS, from the coding sequence ATGATCCGCCGACGCATCTTCAGCGCCGCGCTGACCGTGGCCGCCTTGCTGCTGACCGGCCATGCCTGGGCCGCCGCACAAGGCCCGAGCGTGTTGATTGAAACCGGCACCGTGCACCGCGAGCGCATCGGCCAGCGGCTGACGGTCTACGGACAGATCGTACCCGATCCGGAACACGTAACCGGCATCAGCGCCGCCCATGGCGGGCAAATCGCGCGCCTGTGGGTCGGGCTCGGCCAGCAGGTGGCGGCAGGCCAGCCACTGTTGACGCTGACCACCGACCCCACCGCACGGCTGGCTTACGAACAGGCCCGCGCCCAGGTCGCGTACGCCCGTCGCAATCTGACCCAGGTCAAGAGCCTGTATGCCGAACAGCTCGCCACCCGGGCCGAGCTGGCCAAGGCCGAACAATCCCTGGTCAACGCGCAGGGCGCCCTGCGCGCCGAGCGGCGCCTCGGCACCGATCACGCCGAACAGATCATCCGCGCGCCGCAGCCGGCCATCGTCACCCGCCTCGACGTGGCCCCAGGAGACCGCGTGCAGGCCGGCGCCCCGCTGCTGTCGCTCGGCGCGCGCGAACGCCTGTGGGTCACCCTCGGCATCGAGCCCGAGGACGTCACCCGGCTACACCCCGGCATGCCGGTGGTCCTTCGCCCGGTGTTTGCCCGCAATCAGCCGCTGCACGCCGACCTGAGCCAGGTCCACGCGGTGATCAACCCATCCACGCATCTGGTCGACGCCGTGGTACCGCTTTCCGGCAGCGCAACCCTCGGCCTCATCCCGGGCATGTGGATGCGTGGCCATATCGACCTGCAGCAGCATGAAACGCTGACCGTGCCGTCTTCCGCCGTGCTGCACGACGCCAACGGTGCCTATCTGTTCGTGGTCGCGGAAGGACACGCCCAACGCCTCGACATCGCCACCGGCATCAGTCGCGATGGCCGCATCGCGGTCCGCGCACCCAACCTGCACGCTGGCGAAACCGTGGTCACCGTCGGCAATTACGAACTTCGCAACGGCATGGCCGTGCGTCTAGCCGCCGGCCATTCATGA
- a CDS encoding TolC family protein, whose translation MPTALAAVLLGGCATYHAAPLPTQPDLAAAPTNAGAPVKTLSLAQAARRAVADDPTLRAARLKIGIATASLYEAGLIPDPSLGYNFDRVTSSGPGLVNAYSAGLSADLHWLFTRGDRIDAARAARLQQVLDVAWQSWQTSERAQQLYVQLWSLQQEATLLERDIVLYRTRQKRVEHALQRGDVTLNTAAADLVTLTSTEARLAQVRESIIDARSQLNGLLGLQADAHWVLQSPPPVTLLNSQALTAALQALPRRRPDLLALRAGYRSADARYRAAILGQFPTLNVGLTQASDTSGIKTEGIGITLSLPFFNGNRGQIAITRATRRELRAEYQARLDTAANQALALAARLHTIDATRRTLETRLPELRRLAKNADRAFAAGDLGGASYVDIQSSLIERELEAIRLNQQHLDGAIALDTLLGHVPTGVPAKASGV comes from the coding sequence ATGCCCACTGCGCTGGCCGCCGTATTGCTCGGCGGCTGCGCGACCTATCACGCGGCCCCCCTGCCCACGCAGCCGGATCTTGCGGCTGCGCCGACGAACGCGGGCGCGCCGGTTAAGACCCTGAGCCTCGCCCAGGCCGCACGCCGTGCAGTGGCCGACGACCCGACACTGCGCGCCGCGCGACTGAAGATCGGAATCGCGACCGCCTCGCTCTACGAAGCGGGTCTGATCCCAGATCCCAGCCTGGGCTACAACTTCGATCGCGTGACCTCGTCCGGACCTGGGCTGGTCAATGCCTACAGCGCCGGACTGTCGGCGGATCTGCACTGGCTGTTTACCCGTGGCGACCGCATCGACGCAGCACGCGCGGCACGCCTGCAGCAGGTGCTGGATGTCGCCTGGCAGTCCTGGCAGACCAGCGAGCGCGCCCAGCAACTCTATGTGCAACTATGGTCGCTGCAGCAGGAGGCGACACTGCTCGAACGCGACATCGTCCTCTACCGCACCCGCCAGAAGCGGGTGGAACATGCGCTGCAGCGGGGCGACGTAACGCTCAACACGGCGGCGGCCGACCTCGTGACCTTGACCAGCACCGAAGCCCGACTGGCCCAGGTACGCGAATCCATCATCGACGCGCGCAGCCAGCTCAACGGGCTGCTCGGCCTGCAAGCCGATGCGCACTGGGTGCTGCAGAGTCCGCCACCCGTGACGCTGCTGAATAGCCAGGCACTGACCGCGGCCCTGCAGGCACTGCCGCGCCGGCGTCCCGACCTGCTCGCCCTGCGCGCAGGCTACCGCAGCGCCGACGCGCGCTACCGGGCGGCCATTCTCGGACAGTTCCCCACGCTCAACGTGGGACTGACCCAGGCGTCGGACACCTCGGGCATCAAGACCGAGGGCATCGGCATCACCCTCAGCCTGCCCTTCTTCAATGGCAATCGAGGCCAGATTGCGATCACCCGCGCCACCCGACGCGAGCTGCGCGCCGAGTATCAGGCGCGTCTCGACACGGCTGCCAATCAGGCCCTCGCGCTTGCAGCACGCCTGCACACCATCGACGCCACTCGCCGTACGCTTGAAACGCGCCTACCCGAACTGCGTCGCCTAGCCAAGAACGCCGACCGCGCCTTCGCCGCAGGCGACCTCGGCGGCGCGAGCTATGTGGACATCCAGTCCAGCCTGATCGAACGCGAGCTTGAGGCCATCCGCCTGAACCAGCAGCACCTCGACGGCGCGATCGCTCTCGACACCCTGCTCGGACATGTGCCCACGGGCGTACCCGCCAAGGCGTCCGGCGTATGA
- a CDS encoding cytochrome b/b6 domain-containing protein, with the protein MSSTTKWSRPIRWLHLGLFLTITAQLFLSLVMAGPDDKHQTFIQHATLITHEYVGLLAAAIILIHWVYLAAAERVTFEHLFPWTGRGIGEVFGELGGLLRLRLPDESEQGGLAGFIHGLGLLLATAMGFTGTVMYFMLQAGRMESAGYHTAAFIHGTLANLMWAYWIGHGLIAILHQLLGHDTLRGMFRLGR; encoded by the coding sequence TTGAGTTCAACGACGAAATGGAGTCGCCCCATACGCTGGCTTCACCTCGGGCTGTTTCTGACCATCACCGCACAGCTCTTTCTGAGCCTGGTGATGGCCGGACCGGACGACAAGCACCAGACATTCATCCAGCACGCCACGCTGATCACCCACGAATACGTCGGCCTGCTTGCTGCGGCGATCATCCTGATCCACTGGGTTTACCTCGCCGCTGCGGAACGCGTCACCTTCGAACATCTCTTCCCCTGGACCGGCCGGGGTATCGGCGAGGTCTTCGGCGAACTCGGCGGTCTGCTGCGCCTGCGCCTGCCCGACGAAAGCGAACAGGGCGGGCTTGCCGGCTTCATCCACGGCCTCGGGCTGCTGCTCGCAACCGCCATGGGCTTCACCGGCACGGTCATGTATTTCATGCTCCAGGCCGGCCGCATGGAAAGCGCCGGCTATCACACTGCCGCCTTTATCCACGGCACGCTGGCCAATCTCATGTGGGCCTACTGGATCGGCCACGGCCTGATCGCGATCCTGCATCAGCTTCTCGGACACGACACCCTGCGCGGCATGTTCCGCCTCGGACGCTGA
- a CDS encoding response regulator transcription factor, which produces MRVLVIEDDREAAIYLARGLRESGYEVDHMADGSEGLVAAVSGDYDLLVVDLMLPGTDGISLIAALRAAGRATPVLILSALGEVDDRVAGLKAGGDDYLTKPYAFADLLARLEALQRRGRADQTVDDRLEVADLVLDRARHRVTRAGQTIHLQPREFRLLEYLMRHAGHVVTRTMLLEHVWDYHFDPQTNVIDVHVSRLRAKMDRDFDIPLLHTVRGAGYRLGYGDP; this is translated from the coding sequence ATGCGTGTTCTCGTTATTGAAGATGACCGTGAGGCCGCGATCTATCTTGCGCGGGGGCTCCGGGAAAGCGGCTACGAGGTCGATCACATGGCCGACGGCAGCGAGGGTCTGGTGGCTGCCGTAAGCGGCGACTATGACCTGTTGGTCGTCGATCTCATGTTGCCGGGCACGGACGGAATTTCGTTGATCGCGGCCCTGCGTGCCGCCGGCCGGGCGACGCCGGTGCTGATTCTGTCGGCACTCGGCGAGGTGGACGATCGCGTCGCCGGGCTCAAGGCCGGCGGCGACGACTATCTGACCAAGCCGTATGCCTTTGCCGATCTGCTGGCCCGGCTCGAGGCATTGCAGCGGCGCGGCCGGGCCGATCAGACGGTCGATGACCGGCTCGAAGTGGCGGATCTGGTGCTGGACCGCGCGCGTCATCGCGTGACCCGTGCCGGACAGACGATCCACCTGCAGCCGCGCGAGTTCAGGTTGCTTGAATACCTGATGCGGCACGCCGGACATGTGGTCACTCGCACCATGTTGCTGGAACACGTCTGGGATTATCATTTCGATCCGCAGACGAACGTGATCGATGTCCATGTGTCTCGCCTGCGGGCGAAAATGGATCGTGACTTCGATATTCCTCTGCTGCACACCGTCAGGGGTGCAGGTTACCGCTTGGGTTATGGCGATCCTTGA
- the mdoH gene encoding glucans biosynthesis glucosyltransferase MdoH: MSGVPAPHAYPWARSALWRRALLGLLVLIPSVVASEFMVGILPHPGFDVIDDALAIVFGLLFGWVSIGLWTSVFGALVLLFGSRRWVSLPSPESGTQAKPGERTAVIMPIYREEPERVTAAVEVMYRALDEIGRLDEFDFFLLSDSDDPDAWVNEEVAWVNLRQRLGGGARVYYRRRRNNIKRKSGNVADFCRRWGARYGYMVVLDADSLMSGETLASLADAMRANPGVGLIQTVPSTVHQNTLFGRLQQFANRLYGPVFSAGLHFWQLGEGHYWGHNAIIRIAPFMQHCALPRLPGGGMLGGDILSHDFVEAALMRRAGWSVWLAHDLPGSYEEAPPTLLDELKRDRRWAQGNLQHVRLVFARGLNSAHRVVFVNGIMAYVSSLLWFVFLLLSSLEAVLHALIPPDYFPDKHVLFPVWPVWHPHWAITLAGFTLAVLFLPKVLAVLLAVLSGRAREFGGVVRLIAGALVESAFSVILAPVRMLFHTLFVLAILLGRQVRWGRQTRGDASTGWGDALRHHGPGTLLGVAWASAVYLLNPGYFWWLIPVMGAWVIAIPVSVWTSRVQAGTALRRAGLLLTPEEVAPPPLLQAFQGAMSAQAGDASRARGFIAAVVDPGVNAMHCALLRDRVGSVSEEVALSRRRLLLDALKLGPQALDRRQRMMLLTDGEALTELHWRVWSLREELARRWGLAVTREAG, translated from the coding sequence ATGAGCGGCGTGCCGGCACCTCATGCCTACCCCTGGGCCAGATCGGCGCTCTGGCGACGTGCGCTGCTGGGCTTGCTGGTCCTAATTCCCAGTGTGGTCGCCAGCGAATTTATGGTAGGCATCCTGCCGCATCCGGGCTTTGATGTGATCGACGATGCCCTGGCGATCGTGTTCGGCTTGTTGTTCGGCTGGGTGTCGATCGGCCTCTGGACTTCGGTGTTCGGAGCTCTGGTTCTCCTGTTCGGCTCGCGGCGCTGGGTGTCCTTGCCCTCACCGGAATCAGGTACCCAGGCAAAACCCGGCGAACGCACGGCGGTGATCATGCCGATCTACCGCGAGGAACCGGAGCGGGTGACTGCCGCAGTGGAGGTGATGTACCGCGCTCTGGATGAGATCGGCCGGCTCGACGAGTTCGACTTCTTCCTGCTGAGCGACAGCGACGATCCCGACGCCTGGGTGAACGAGGAGGTTGCCTGGGTCAACCTGCGTCAGCGCCTGGGGGGCGGGGCGAGGGTCTATTACCGGCGTCGGCGCAACAACATCAAGCGCAAGAGCGGCAACGTGGCCGACTTCTGTCGCCGTTGGGGCGCACGCTATGGCTACATGGTGGTGCTGGACGCGGACAGTCTGATGAGCGGTGAAACCCTGGCCAGCCTGGCCGACGCCATGCGCGCCAACCCGGGCGTGGGTCTGATCCAGACCGTGCCGTCGACCGTCCATCAGAACACGCTGTTCGGTCGTCTCCAGCAGTTCGCCAACCGCCTGTACGGCCCTGTTTTCTCCGCCGGGCTGCATTTTTGGCAGCTTGGCGAGGGGCATTATTGGGGGCACAACGCGATCATTCGCATCGCCCCCTTCATGCAGCATTGTGCGTTGCCTCGGCTGCCGGGCGGGGGCATGCTCGGCGGCGACATTCTCAGCCACGACTTCGTCGAAGCGGCGCTGATGCGTCGTGCCGGCTGGAGCGTATGGCTGGCGCACGATCTACCGGGCAGCTACGAGGAAGCCCCGCCGACCCTGCTCGACGAACTCAAGCGCGACCGGCGGTGGGCGCAAGGCAATCTGCAGCACGTGCGGCTGGTGTTCGCGCGCGGGCTGAACTCCGCGCATCGGGTCGTGTTCGTTAACGGCATCATGGCCTACGTTTCATCCTTGCTGTGGTTCGTGTTCCTGTTGCTGTCGAGCCTGGAGGCGGTGCTGCACGCGCTGATCCCGCCGGATTACTTCCCCGACAAACACGTGCTGTTCCCTGTGTGGCCGGTGTGGCATCCGCACTGGGCGATTACCCTGGCGGGCTTCACCCTGGCGGTACTTTTTCTGCCCAAGGTGCTGGCGGTGCTGCTGGCCGTGCTGAGCGGTCGCGCCCGGGAGTTCGGCGGCGTGGTTCGGCTGATTGCGGGGGCGCTGGTGGAAAGTGCGTTCTCGGTGATTCTGGCGCCGGTGCGCATGCTCTTCCACACCCTGTTCGTGCTCGCCATCCTACTGGGGCGTCAGGTCCGTTGGGGCAGGCAAACGCGTGGCGACGCCAGTACCGGATGGGGTGACGCACTGCGCCATCACGGTCCTGGGACCCTGCTCGGCGTGGCCTGGGCCAGCGCGGTCTATCTGCTCAATCCAGGTTACTTCTGGTGGCTGATCCCGGTGATGGGGGCTTGGGTGATCGCGATTCCGGTCTCGGTGTGGACCAGTCGGGTGCAGGCCGGTACGGCGTTGCGTCGCGCGGGTTTGCTGCTGACGCCGGAGGAGGTTGCGCCGCCGCCGCTATTGCAGGCCTTTCAGGGCGCGATGTCGGCCCAGGCGGGCGATGCGTCCAGGGCGCGCGGGTTCATCGCGGCGGTGGTCGACCCCGGAGTCAATGCCATGCATTGCGCCCTGTTGCGGGATCGGGTCGGCAGCGTCAGCGAGGAGGTGGCGCTCAGTCGTCGCCGCCTGCTGCTGGATGCGCTCAAGCTGGGACCGCAGGCGCTGGATCGTCGGCAGCGCATGATGCTGCTGACGGATGGCGAGGCACTCACGGAACTGCACTGGCGAGTCTGGTCGCTGCGCGAGGAACTGGCGCGGCGCTGGGGTTTGGCTGTTACACGGGAGGCAGGATGA
- a CDS encoding glucan biosynthesis protein, with the protein MNRNQWRIGRGLRGCGALALLAGVLTLGGCATPQAVKQASGDAQDALARSETNSSQLAAERKAREALAADLNARLKSLGESQATLRQQLAATDARLASDEAKYRRQFAQLRTDTPALVTAAAKPASTHDFMTELTQRVREAAKHPYQSQQTVPQPLISLNFPAYQRLKFHGKVPGWPSASPLRMSFYPAGYLFHHPVGIYLLENGKPVALKFSPADFNFGADTAKQLTGDVPLAGFSLYYPFTPGHGVDEFLSFLGASYFRALGEGQAWGLSARGLAVDTAVAHHAEEFPYFRDFWIVPPKPGSDTLSFYARLDSPSFTGAYHFVVHPGRETTVDVNMVLFVRKSVKRLGIAPLTSMYLQGRDGGPRYDPLIRAAHDSDGLSIETLGGRWLWVPLRDPKRLQVDRMSMEGIKGFGLMQRSRRYDDYQAWGMEYQKRPSAWVTPTGGDWGKGHIVLVELPTRTQTNDNITAFWTPASAPKPGQSLSFSYRIAWQGDRQTEPPLGHVVSTRYGKADGNLTYVVNFRGGDLDNLPAWIKLDPEVHIDGPGQITKAWAAKNSATGVWRLEFTVKPKGDEPVRVKADLAYDKRPLTETWEAVLPHD; encoded by the coding sequence ATGAATCGGAATCAATGGCGGATCGGTCGCGGTTTGCGCGGATGCGGCGCACTTGCGCTCCTGGCAGGCGTTCTGACGCTGGGCGGCTGTGCCACCCCGCAGGCGGTGAAACAGGCTTCGGGGGATGCCCAGGATGCGCTGGCGCGTAGCGAGACGAACAGCAGCCAGTTGGCGGCGGAACGCAAGGCACGCGAGGCGCTGGCGGCCGACCTCAACGCCAGACTCAAATCACTGGGCGAGAGCCAGGCTACCCTGCGTCAACAGTTGGCGGCAACGGATGCGCGCTTGGCGAGCGACGAAGCAAAATACCGTCGCCAGTTCGCTCAGTTGCGCACCGACACCCCCGCCCTGGTGACGGCAGCTGCAAAACCCGCATCCACCCATGATTTCATGACCGAGCTGACCCAACGCGTGCGCGAGGCGGCCAAGCACCCATACCAGTCGCAGCAGACGGTTCCGCAGCCCCTGATTTCCCTGAATTTTCCCGCCTACCAACGGCTGAAGTTCCACGGCAAGGTGCCGGGCTGGCCTTCCGCATCGCCCTTGCGGATGAGTTTCTACCCGGCCGGTTATCTGTTCCATCATCCGGTAGGCATTTATTTGCTGGAGAATGGCAAACCGGTCGCGTTGAAATTCTCTCCCGCCGATTTCAATTTCGGGGCCGACACGGCGAAGCAGCTGACCGGCGACGTACCACTGGCTGGGTTCAGTCTGTACTACCCGTTCACACCGGGGCACGGCGTAGACGAATTCCTGTCCTTCCTCGGCGCCAGCTATTTCCGCGCCCTGGGCGAGGGGCAGGCCTGGGGACTGTCCGCACGCGGTCTGGCGGTGGATACGGCGGTCGCCCATCATGCCGAGGAGTTCCCCTACTTCCGCGATTTCTGGATCGTGCCGCCGAAGCCCGGCAGCGACACCCTGAGTTTTTATGCGCGTCTCGACAGCCCCAGTTTCACGGGGGCCTACCACTTCGTGGTGCATCCCGGCCGTGAGACCACGGTCGACGTCAATATGGTTTTGTTCGTGCGCAAATCCGTGAAAAGACTGGGCATCGCGCCGCTGACCAGCATGTATCTTCAGGGTCGTGACGGCGGACCGCGCTACGATCCCTTGATCCGTGCGGCACACGACTCGGATGGCCTGTCCATCGAAACCCTGGGTGGGCGCTGGCTGTGGGTCCCATTGCGGGATCCCAAGCGACTGCAGGTCGACCGGATGTCCATGGAGGGCATCAAGGGTTTTGGTCTGATGCAGCGGTCGAGACGTTACGACGATTATCAGGCCTGGGGCATGGAGTACCAGAAGCGCCCCAGTGCGTGGGTGACGCCGACGGGAGGCGACTGGGGCAAGGGGCACATCGTGCTGGTCGAGCTGCCGACGCGCACCCAGACCAACGACAACATCACCGCGTTCTGGACGCCGGCATCTGCGCCCAAGCCGGGACAGAGCCTGAGTTTCAGCTATCGCATTGCCTGGCAGGGCGACCGTCAGACCGAACCGCCGCTGGGACACGTCGTCAGTACGCGCTACGGCAAGGCCGATGGCAATCTGACCTATGTCGTCAATTTCCGCGGCGGCGACCTCGACAACCTGCCGGCCTGGATCAAGCTCGATCCAGAGGTTCACATCGACGGACCCGGCCAAATCACCAAGGCCTGGGCGGCCAAGAACTCAGCCACCGGTGTCTGGCGATTGGAGTTCACCGTAAAGCCCAAGGGCGATGAGCCGGTCAGGGTGAAGGCCGATTTGGCCTACGACAAGCGGCCGCTGACCGAAACCTGGGAGGCGGTGCTGCCGCATGACTGA
- a CDS encoding ATP-binding protein: protein MLPNPRRRRYTLFQTTAFRLSLFYALLYSLITAVTLGVIYWSTTRYITAQVDAALAIERSALLHDYRKGGLSALAITVNKRARNDVSGGHFWLLLGGGDHKLAGNFLAWPKGLGRSAGFGYINLDSRSIPKPQRSDDDDVDVRTLATSLKPGVTLLIGQALSNEEQLADHTFELVAWGVGVIALLSLLGGVLMGRNVLRRLEAVSETAGEIMAGRLSQRIPVAGRGDEFDELAERLNTMLSRIDQLVCGMREVTDNVAHDLRSPLTRLRNRLDVALLEAREPAEYREVIEGAVADLEGIIQTFNALLSIAQAEAGMRRRDFSPVDLVALTSDLGELYGALAEEAGLVLDIEAVAEARVDGHRDLIAQAVGNLLDNAIKYTPAGGHVRLTLAREVGRVKLTVSDSGPGIPSSEYERVMQRFVRLDAARSSPGNGLGLALVKAVAQLHGATVSLGDAGPGLAVTLDFPAL, encoded by the coding sequence ATGTTGCCGAACCCGCGGCGCAGGCGCTATACCCTGTTCCAGACCACGGCCTTCCGGCTGTCGTTGTTCTATGCGTTGCTTTACAGCCTGATCACGGCCGTGACCCTGGGCGTGATCTACTGGTCGACCACGCGCTACATCACCGCTCAGGTGGACGCGGCCCTGGCCATCGAGCGGAGCGCACTGCTGCATGACTATCGCAAGGGTGGCTTGTCGGCGCTTGCAATCACGGTGAATAAGCGGGCGCGCAACGACGTCAGCGGGGGGCATTTCTGGTTGCTTCTTGGGGGGGGCGATCACAAGCTCGCGGGCAACTTTCTCGCCTGGCCGAAAGGATTGGGACGCAGTGCGGGCTTCGGCTATATCAACCTCGATAGTCGCAGCATCCCCAAGCCGCAGCGCTCAGATGATGACGATGTTGATGTACGTACGCTGGCTACCTCACTCAAACCGGGTGTGACCCTGCTCATCGGCCAGGCCCTGAGCAACGAGGAACAGCTGGCCGATCACACCTTCGAACTGGTGGCCTGGGGGGTCGGCGTGATTGCCTTGCTGTCGTTGCTCGGTGGCGTGCTGATGGGGCGGAACGTACTGCGTCGGCTGGAGGCGGTCAGCGAGACGGCGGGAGAAATCATGGCCGGGCGCCTGTCGCAGCGCATCCCGGTCGCCGGACGCGGCGACGAATTCGACGAACTGGCCGAACGGCTCAACACCATGCTCAGCCGCATCGATCAGCTCGTCTGCGGCATGCGCGAGGTGACCGACAATGTCGCGCACGATCTGCGCAGTCCATTGACGCGGTTGCGCAACCGGCTGGATGTTGCCCTGCTGGAGGCGCGCGAGCCGGCGGAGTATCGCGAGGTGATCGAGGGTGCGGTGGCGGATCTCGAGGGCATCATCCAGACCTTCAATGCCCTGCTCAGCATCGCGCAGGCCGAGGCCGGCATGCGCCGCAGGGATTTCTCGCCGGTCGACCTGGTTGCGCTGACCTCCGATCTGGGCGAGCTGTACGGCGCGCTCGCAGAGGAAGCCGGTCTTGTCCTCGACATCGAGGCCGTGGCCGAGGCGCGCGTCGATGGGCACCGGGATCTGATCGCCCAGGCCGTGGGCAATCTGCTCGACAATGCGATCAAGTACACGCCGGCCGGCGGGCATGTGCGACTGACGCTGGCACGCGAGGTCGGGCGCGTGAAACTGACGGTCAGCGACAGCGGGCCGGGCATCCCTAGCTCCGAATACGAACGGGTGATGCAACGCTTCGTGCGCCTCGACGCCGCGCGCAGTTCGCCCGGCAATGGGCTGGGGCTGGCCTTGGTCAAGGCCGTTGCCCAGCTGCATGGTGCCACGGTGAGCCTGGGCGATGCGGGGCCCGGACTCGCGGTGACGCTGGATTTCCCGGCGCTCTGA
- a CDS encoding Era-like GTP-binding protein has product MNLTPRLRQLLALGLLLVLLLALLLSLAITDLALRVWQRLSALPPWVYVTYGVLLVVFLGAGFWLLYRLLRSPRRASADLSDAPLDETGLEARLQAAEARGIDVAAARSELAELGARRATGHLYVALFGEVSVGKSSLIRALIPGAEAEVGVEAGVTREVRHYRWQSPAGDALVLADVPGIGEVGGELDELAAEEARRAQLVVYVTDGDLTRSQQTVLERLAALRKPLLLALNKSDRYSAAELETVAARLRERLAAADVAAPVVAVSAGAQREVLRALPDGGETRELRTGPPEVEALRDALQRAVDGDPQLLERLRDGAIFALAAERLAVAERDWRRQAADRVIRSSSRKAALAALATVAPGADVLVQGYIGTALVRELCELYEIPVQTIDIQQFLKSVQTRVGRVMPLVLSVVGNGLKAFPGLGTVVGGVVQAIAYGLIFDALGRALARTLETRGRLNQTAVDQAFREVLGEDLEARARRLAEWLVKNQRGRGD; this is encoded by the coding sequence ATGAATCTGACCCCTCGTTTACGTCAGTTGCTCGCGCTCGGCCTCCTGCTGGTGCTGCTGCTGGCGCTCCTGCTGTCGCTGGCGATCACCGATCTCGCACTGCGGGTCTGGCAACGCCTGTCGGCCCTGCCGCCCTGGGTCTACGTGACCTACGGGGTGCTGCTGGTGGTCTTCCTCGGCGCTGGTTTTTGGCTGCTCTACCGTCTGCTGCGTTCGCCCCGCCGTGCGTCCGCCGACTTGTCGGATGCACCGTTGGACGAGACCGGCCTGGAGGCGCGTCTGCAGGCCGCCGAGGCGCGTGGTATCGATGTCGCCGCAGCGCGTTCGGAGCTTGCCGAACTCGGTGCGCGCCGTGCCACGGGCCATCTGTATGTGGCCTTGTTCGGGGAGGTCAGCGTCGGCAAGAGCAGCCTGATCCGCGCGCTGATTCCGGGTGCCGAGGCGGAGGTCGGCGTCGAGGCGGGCGTCACCCGCGAGGTGCGGCACTACCGATGGCAAAGCCCGGCTGGCGACGCGCTGGTGCTGGCCGACGTGCCCGGCATCGGCGAGGTCGGCGGCGAGCTGGACGAGCTGGCCGCGGAAGAGGCGAGGCGCGCGCAACTGGTGGTTTACGTGACCGACGGCGACCTCACGCGCAGCCAGCAGACCGTGCTCGAACGCCTGGCCGCGCTGCGCAAGCCGCTGTTGCTCGCGCTCAACAAGAGCGACCGCTACAGTGCGGCCGAGCTGGAGACCGTGGCCGCGCGTCTGCGCGAGCGCCTCGCCGCGGCTGACGTGGCGGCGCCGGTCGTTGCGGTCAGCGCGGGCGCGCAACGAGAGGTGCTGCGGGCCTTGCCGGACGGCGGCGAGACGCGCGAGCTGCGCACTGGGCCACCGGAGGTCGAGGCGTTGCGCGATGCGCTGCAGCGTGCGGTCGACGGCGATCCGCAACTGCTGGAACGGCTGCGCGACGGTGCGATCTTCGCCCTCGCCGCCGAAAGACTGGCGGTGGCGGAGCGCGACTGGCGCCGGCAGGCGGCCGACCGGGTGATCCGATCCAGTTCGCGCAAGGCCGCCCTCGCGGCGCTGGCCACGGTGGCGCCGGGGGCGGACGTGCTGGTGCAGGGTTACATCGGCACGGCACTGGTGCGCGAGCTGTGCGAGCTGTACGAGATTCCCGTGCAGACGATCGACATCCAGCAGTTTCTCAAGAGCGTGCAGACCCGCGTCGGGCGGGTGATGCCGCTGGTGCTGAGCGTGGTGGGTAATGGCCTGAAGGCCTTTCCCGGCCTCGGCACGGTGGTCGGCGGCGTGGTGCAGGCGATTGCCTACGGGTTGATCTTCGATGCGCTGGGGCGTGCACTGGCGCGTACACTGGAAACCCGCGGTCGCCTGAATCAGACCGCGGTCGACCAGGCATTCAGGGAGGTGCTCGGTGAAGATCTGGAAGCGCGTGCGCGGCGTCTGGCCGAGTGGCTGGTCAAGAATCAGCGCGGACGCGGAGACTGA